In a genomic window of Deltaproteobacteria bacterium:
- a CDS encoding VacB/RNase II family 3'-5' exoribonuclease, whose translation MSVDRDQLFELLASAAPRGLQPMEIAIALGLDKNDRHRVRVHLQELVRMGVVVRHGKLYAVKPEVQEPASAAAFVGVLQLSPVGRGTVDVGDGEEAFLIDGADLDGALDGDTVEVRAYPQLERAARVARVIARGRRRVTGTLWGPPWRLEPDDPRLQRDVVVVDPDDALPGEMVLAAIEAYPSRVGEAVRVRVLERLGAPGELTTEVAKILAAQGVVEEFPEEVLAEAARVPAQVRPEDLLDRVDLRDRPFLTIDPPTARDFDDAVCVERLPSGGHRLWVAVADVSHYVREGTALDREACQRGCSVYLPDRAIPMLPHVLSSAICSLVPGEDRLAMVVRLELQAGGRVTESESVAAVIRSRARLDYPGVAAALEAGAEAAHPHYAEHVAQLEELARLATLLRARRMRRGSLDLDLPEAHVVLDEDDPRLVRDIVSSRASPEVKRAYNLIEELMLAANEAIGHAYVLDGRPTIWRIHPPPEPAALYKLCGWLGAYGIPATVEQLSTPKGMAAVLRQVAAHRASRPLSYLGLRALKQANYNVSHQGHFGLASEAYLHFTSPIRRYPDLVAHRLLKQLLHQKGLPAGGGGTAEAPPVRTLQAAARQASAQERRALDVERQVHALYTAAFMRDRVGDEAWGTIITLTSFGMFVALDEPHVEGLVKFEQVGEWLEYDPERLRLFGRESRRVVSLGDRLRVRIAGANLVRRQLDFELLEWGSPAMGPAVPHPGRSLPRRHGRSIEGPPRQGAPGLRFVEGGEPPRRGRKKRGAPGPHGGRGPGKRSRRK comes from the coding sequence ATGTCCGTCGACCGCGATCAACTCTTCGAGCTCCTCGCGAGCGCCGCGCCTCGGGGCCTCCAGCCGATGGAGATCGCGATCGCGCTCGGGCTCGACAAGAACGACCGCCACCGCGTGCGCGTGCACCTGCAAGAGCTCGTGCGCATGGGCGTGGTGGTGCGGCACGGCAAGCTCTACGCGGTGAAGCCCGAGGTCCAGGAGCCCGCCTCGGCGGCCGCGTTCGTCGGCGTGCTCCAGCTCTCCCCCGTGGGTCGCGGGACGGTGGACGTGGGAGACGGGGAGGAGGCCTTCCTCATCGACGGGGCGGATCTCGACGGTGCGCTCGACGGCGACACGGTGGAGGTGCGGGCCTACCCGCAGCTGGAGCGCGCGGCGCGCGTGGCCCGCGTCATCGCGCGGGGCAGACGCCGCGTCACGGGGACGCTCTGGGGACCTCCGTGGCGTCTCGAGCCGGACGATCCGCGCCTGCAGCGAGACGTGGTGGTCGTGGACCCGGACGACGCGCTCCCCGGGGAGATGGTGCTGGCGGCGATCGAGGCGTACCCGAGTCGCGTCGGCGAGGCGGTGCGGGTGCGCGTGCTCGAGCGGCTCGGCGCGCCGGGCGAGCTCACGACCGAGGTCGCGAAGATCCTCGCCGCGCAAGGCGTGGTGGAGGAGTTCCCCGAGGAGGTGCTGGCCGAGGCCGCGCGCGTGCCGGCGCAGGTGCGCCCCGAGGATCTCCTCGACCGCGTGGACCTGCGCGACCGCCCCTTTCTCACCATCGACCCGCCCACCGCGCGCGATTTCGACGACGCGGTGTGCGTGGAGCGCCTCCCCTCCGGAGGGCATCGTCTCTGGGTCGCCGTGGCCGACGTGAGCCACTACGTGCGGGAAGGGACGGCGCTCGACCGCGAGGCCTGCCAGCGCGGCTGCAGCGTCTACCTGCCGGACCGCGCGATCCCCATGCTGCCCCACGTCCTGAGCAGCGCGATCTGCTCCCTCGTCCCCGGCGAGGACCGCCTCGCCATGGTGGTGCGCCTCGAGCTCCAGGCGGGGGGCCGCGTGACCGAGAGCGAGAGCGTGGCCGCGGTGATCCGCAGCCGGGCGCGCCTCGACTACCCGGGGGTGGCGGCGGCGCTCGAGGCCGGGGCCGAGGCTGCGCACCCGCACTACGCCGAGCACGTCGCGCAGCTCGAGGAGCTCGCGCGGCTGGCGACGCTCCTGCGGGCCCGACGCATGCGCCGCGGCAGCCTGGACCTGGACCTCCCCGAGGCGCACGTGGTGCTGGACGAGGACGACCCGCGGCTCGTACGCGACATCGTGTCGTCGCGCGCGAGCCCGGAGGTCAAGCGCGCCTACAACTTGATCGAAGAGCTGATGCTCGCGGCGAACGAGGCCATCGGGCACGCCTACGTGCTCGACGGCCGGCCGACGATCTGGCGCATCCATCCGCCTCCCGAGCCGGCGGCGCTCTACAAGCTCTGCGGGTGGCTCGGGGCCTACGGCATCCCGGCCACCGTCGAGCAGCTCAGCACGCCCAAGGGGATGGCGGCCGTCCTCCGGCAGGTGGCGGCGCACCGCGCGTCGCGGCCGCTCAGCTACCTCGGGCTGCGCGCGCTGAAGCAGGCGAACTACAACGTTTCCCACCAGGGGCACTTCGGTCTGGCGAGCGAGGCGTACCTGCACTTCACCTCGCCCATTCGGCGGTACCCGGACCTCGTGGCCCACCGGCTACTGAAGCAGCTCTTGCACCAGAAGGGGCTTCCTGCGGGCGGGGGGGGCACGGCCGAGGCTCCGCCGGTGAGGACGCTCCAGGCCGCGGCCAGGCAGGCCTCCGCGCAGGAGCGGCGGGCCCTCGACGTGGAGCGGCAGGTGCACGCGCTCTACACGGCGGCCTTCATGCGGGACCGCGTGGGAGACGAGGCCTGGGGCACGATCATCACGCTCACGAGCTTCGGTATGTTCGTCGCGCTCGACGAGCCGCACGTGGAAGGCCTCGTGAAGTTCGAGCAGGTGGGCGAGTGGCTGGAATACGATCCGGAGCGGCTCCGGCTCTTCGGGCGCGAGAGCAGGCGCGTGGTCTCGCTCGGCGATCGCCTGCGGGTGCGCATCGCCGGAGCGAATCTCGTGCGGCGCCAGCTCGACTTCGAGCTCCTCGAGTGGGGTAGCCCCGCGATGGGGCCTGCCGTGCCGCATCCGGGGCGGTCGCTGCCGCGCCGGCACGGTCGGTCGATCGAGGGACCACCGCGCCAGGGAGCGCCGGGGCTCCGCTTCGTCGAGGGGGGAGAGCCGCCGCGGCGCGGTCGCAAAAAGCGCGGCGCGCCCGGCCCGCACGGCGGTCGTGGCCCGGGGAAGCGGTCGCGTCGGAAGTAG
- a CDS encoding 2'-deoxycytidine 5'-triphosphate deaminase produces the protein MHRGSSGILPMQELRALVSAGAIRGVPAIDPRQIQPNSLDLRVGPVAFRARYSFLPVHAPVATLLEELTLDRLDLTGGDGALLETGKVYVIPLCEALALPEGLSASANPKSSTGRLDILARLLVDRGSMFDAVPAGYAGPLYLELVPRAFPVRLRAGDSLSQLRLGRGPVRPLPDDELRAEITAGGLVLDEAGRPLAADELAIDDGVFLTVAVTGAPDDEIIGYRAKRSTPAVDFRRLDHPHGLYWEPVRAHDRASERLVLQPEEFYICSSHQRVIIPPHLCAEMVPYDAKSGELRTHYAGFFDSGFGLGCGGARVVLEVRNLDVPFLLQDGQRLFRLRYFRNSAVPEALYGRELGSNYQGQRLRLSKHFSAS, from the coding sequence ATGCATCGGGGTTCCTCGGGCATCCTGCCCATGCAAGAGCTGCGGGCGCTGGTCTCGGCGGGTGCGATCCGCGGCGTGCCGGCGATCGACCCGCGGCAGATCCAGCCCAACAGCCTCGACCTCCGCGTCGGCCCGGTGGCCTTTCGCGCGCGCTACAGCTTCCTGCCCGTGCACGCCCCGGTGGCCACGCTGCTCGAGGAACTCACCCTCGACCGCCTCGACCTCACCGGCGGCGACGGGGCGCTCCTCGAGACGGGGAAGGTCTACGTCATCCCGCTCTGCGAGGCGCTGGCGCTCCCCGAGGGCCTCTCGGCGAGCGCGAACCCGAAGAGCTCCACCGGGCGGCTCGACATCCTCGCCCGACTCCTCGTGGACCGGGGCAGCATGTTCGACGCCGTCCCCGCCGGCTACGCGGGGCCGCTCTATCTCGAGCTCGTACCGCGCGCCTTCCCCGTCCGCCTGCGCGCCGGCGACAGCCTCTCGCAGCTACGCCTCGGTCGCGGACCGGTGCGGCCGCTCCCCGACGACGAGCTGCGCGCCGAGATCACCGCGGGAGGGCTCGTCCTCGATGAGGCGGGCCGTCCGCTGGCGGCCGACGAGCTGGCGATCGACGACGGCGTCTTCTTGACGGTGGCGGTGACCGGCGCGCCCGACGACGAGATCATCGGCTACCGTGCGAAACGTTCGACCCCCGCCGTGGACTTCCGCCGTCTGGACCACCCCCACGGCCTCTACTGGGAGCCGGTGCGGGCGCACGACCGCGCCTCCGAGCGGTTGGTGCTGCAGCCCGAAGAGTTCTACATCTGCTCGTCGCACCAGCGCGTGATCATCCCCCCGCATCTGTGCGCCGAGATGGTCCCCTACGACGCGAAGAGCGGGGAGCTCCGCACGCACTACGCGGGCTTCTTCGACAGCGGCTTCGGCCTCGGCTGCGGGGGGGCGCGCGTGGTGCTCGAGGTGCGCAACCTCGACGTGCCCTTTCTCCTGCAGGACGGCCAGCGGCTCTTCCGGCTGCGCTACTTCCGCAACAGCGCGGTCCCCGAGGCGCTCTACGGGCGGGAGCTCGGGTCGAACTACCAAGGCCAGCGGTTGCGCCTCTCCAAGCACTTCTCCGCCAGCTGA
- a CDS encoding aminopeptidase encodes MTARPSAAVRLAVLGLLCVLPACSAPGYVLEQAVGQLKILAGRRPVAEVLARSDLPRAWRDKLELVQLARRFGQEQLGLRRTAAYTYFYDTHGQPVAYNLSAAPKDALRPKVWTFPIVGRVPYLGFFRRERGQRFEARLREEGLDTDFRPVAAYSSLGWFADPIFSSMLDEEPWQLVDLVLHEITHTTIFLRNQVAFNESLAVFVGQQGTLQLLSQLYGATSRPVRELLAAAARQQRFSALVADLYRRLERLYSGSLSRDEKLRRREEHFAWAQAEYRRIFTDPKRWGRFAKARLNNAVLLNYGRYNQGVLFHQRVFERVGRDLRRLVALYEQAQHFDAPVEYVARAVGLTGDLPQRM; translated from the coding sequence ATGACGGCTCGCCCTTCGGCGGCTGTGCGGCTCGCGGTGCTGGGCCTGCTCTGCGTCCTCCCGGCCTGCTCCGCACCGGGCTACGTCCTCGAGCAAGCGGTGGGGCAGCTCAAGATCCTGGCCGGCCGTCGCCCCGTCGCGGAGGTGCTCGCGCGGAGCGACCTGCCGCGCGCCTGGCGAGACAAGCTCGAGCTGGTGCAGCTCGCCCGGCGCTTCGGCCAGGAGCAGCTCGGGCTGCGCCGCACCGCCGCGTACACCTATTTCTACGACACCCACGGCCAGCCGGTGGCCTACAACCTCTCGGCAGCCCCGAAGGACGCGCTCCGTCCGAAGGTCTGGACCTTCCCGATCGTCGGACGCGTGCCGTACCTGGGCTTCTTCCGGCGCGAGCGCGGGCAGCGGTTCGAGGCGCGCCTGCGGGAGGAGGGGCTCGACACCGACTTCCGTCCGGTCGCCGCCTACAGCAGCCTCGGCTGGTTCGCGGACCCGATCTTCTCCTCGATGCTCGACGAGGAGCCGTGGCAGCTCGTGGATCTCGTGCTGCACGAGATCACGCACACGACCATCTTCCTGCGCAATCAGGTGGCCTTCAACGAGAGCCTCGCTGTCTTCGTGGGGCAGCAGGGGACGCTGCAGCTCCTCTCGCAGCTCTACGGCGCGACCTCGCGGCCCGTCCGCGAGCTCCTGGCCGCGGCGGCCCGGCAACAGCGTTTCAGCGCGCTCGTGGCCGACCTCTACCGGCGCCTCGAACGGCTCTACAGTGGGTCGCTCTCACGCGACGAGAAGCTCCGGCGACGGGAAGAGCACTTCGCGTGGGCCCAGGCCGAGTACCGCCGCATCTTCACCGACCCGAAGCGGTGGGGGCGCTTCGCGAAGGCTCGGCTGAACAACGCGGTGCTCCTCAACTACGGCCGCTACAATCAGGGGGTGCTGTTCCACCAGCGGGTCTTCGAACGCGTGGGCCGAGACCTGCGACGACTCGTGGCGCTCTACGAGCAAGCGCAACACTTCGACGCGCCGGTGGAGTACGTGGCGCGGGCGGTCGGGCTCACCGGCGACCTGCCGCAGCGGATGTAG
- a CDS encoding leucine--tRNA ligase → MRYEPAVVEPKWQRYWEESRLFAAPDCDPTRPKYYILDMFPYPSGAGLHVGHPEGYTATDILARYKRMRGFNVLHPMGYDAFGLPAENYAIKTGIHPRITTAQNIGRIREQIKRLGFSYDWAREVDTTDPGYYRWTQWIFLQLFKKGLAYQDTVPINWCPSCKTGLANEEVKNGRCDRCNQLVSRRGLRQWMFRITAYAEALLDGLEALDWPEPIKKMQQDWIGRSTGADVVFALADPPAGVDPGLTIYTTRPDTLFGATYMVLSPEHALVEKITTPGQQVAVKAYVEAASHKSDLQRTELTKTKTGVFTGAYAINPVNGARVPIWIADYVLMGYGTGAIMAVPAHDQRDYEFARTFELPIVQVVRPPEGQVLPEGAAFADEGTAMNSGRFDGLSTAEFKRQVVAWLESEGRGRGVVRYKLRDWVFSRQRYWGEPIPLVHCGACGVVPVPEEELPLLLPEIERYEPTGTGESPLAAVESWVQTSCPSCHGPARRETNTMPQWAGSCWYYLRYIDARNERALADPEKERYWMPVDLYVGGAEHAVLHLLYSRFWHRVLHELGVVSTAEPFQALRNQGMILGFSYRYLEDEQGGAYPTSAGTLKEDRWTLKASGAEVMEKWVPTAEVKWEGESPRHPAHPELELEAFVTKMSKARGNVVNPDEIIDEYGADVLRLYEMFMGPFEASCPWNTRDIEGVNRFLHRAWRVFGEDRRGAASDPDELSRLRHKIVKKVTSDLETMGFNTAIAQLMTYVNELTKQPKSHPEDLKTLALLLGPFTPHFAEEVWSQLGHAPSISREAWPTYDEALTHDELVTLVVQVNGKKRGTCEVPAGIDEVGALAVAREAVASYLEGKRVVKEIYIARSKLVNVVVA, encoded by the coding sequence ATGCGCTACGAGCCCGCCGTCGTCGAACCCAAGTGGCAGCGATACTGGGAGGAGAGCCGCCTCTTCGCCGCCCCGGACTGCGACCCGACCCGACCGAAGTACTACATCCTCGACATGTTCCCCTACCCGAGCGGGGCGGGCCTGCACGTCGGCCACCCCGAGGGCTACACCGCGACGGACATCCTGGCGCGCTACAAGCGCATGCGCGGCTTCAACGTGCTGCACCCGATGGGCTACGACGCCTTCGGGCTGCCGGCGGAGAACTACGCCATCAAGACCGGCATCCACCCGCGCATCACCACAGCGCAGAACATCGGTCGCATCCGCGAGCAGATCAAACGCCTCGGCTTCTCCTACGACTGGGCGCGCGAGGTGGACACCACCGACCCGGGCTATTACCGCTGGACGCAGTGGATCTTCCTCCAGCTCTTCAAGAAGGGGCTCGCGTACCAGGACACCGTGCCGATCAACTGGTGCCCGTCGTGCAAGACGGGCCTCGCCAACGAGGAGGTCAAGAACGGCCGCTGCGACCGCTGCAACCAGCTCGTCAGCCGGCGTGGCCTGCGCCAGTGGATGTTCCGCATCACGGCCTACGCCGAGGCGCTGCTCGACGGACTCGAGGCGCTCGACTGGCCCGAGCCGATCAAGAAGATGCAGCAGGACTGGATCGGGCGCTCGACCGGGGCGGACGTCGTCTTCGCGCTGGCCGATCCTCCGGCGGGCGTGGACCCGGGGCTCACCATCTACACCACGCGCCCGGACACGCTCTTCGGGGCGACGTACATGGTCCTCTCGCCGGAGCACGCGCTCGTGGAGAAGATCACCACGCCCGGGCAGCAGGTGGCGGTGAAGGCCTACGTCGAGGCGGCCTCGCACAAGAGCGACCTGCAGCGCACGGAGCTGACCAAGACCAAGACGGGGGTCTTCACCGGGGCGTACGCCATCAACCCGGTCAACGGCGCGCGCGTCCCGATCTGGATCGCCGACTACGTGCTGATGGGCTACGGCACCGGCGCGATCATGGCCGTGCCGGCGCACGACCAGAGGGACTACGAGTTCGCACGCACCTTCGAGCTGCCCATCGTGCAGGTCGTGCGGCCTCCCGAGGGCCAGGTCCTCCCCGAGGGAGCGGCCTTCGCCGACGAGGGCACGGCGATGAACTCGGGGCGCTTCGACGGGCTCTCGACCGCCGAGTTCAAGCGGCAGGTGGTGGCCTGGCTCGAGAGCGAGGGGCGCGGCCGGGGCGTGGTGCGCTACAAGCTGCGCGACTGGGTCTTCTCGCGGCAGCGCTACTGGGGCGAGCCGATCCCGCTCGTGCACTGTGGGGCGTGCGGCGTGGTCCCCGTCCCCGAGGAGGAGCTCCCGCTTCTGCTCCCCGAGATCGAGCGCTACGAGCCGACCGGCACGGGCGAATCGCCCCTCGCCGCCGTGGAGAGCTGGGTGCAGACGAGCTGTCCGAGCTGCCACGGCCCCGCGCGGCGCGAGACCAACACCATGCCCCAGTGGGCCGGGAGCTGCTGGTACTACCTGCGCTACATCGACGCGCGAAACGAGCGCGCGCTCGCGGACCCGGAGAAGGAACGCTACTGGATGCCGGTCGACCTCTACGTGGGAGGCGCCGAGCACGCGGTCCTGCACCTGCTCTACTCGCGCTTCTGGCACCGCGTGCTGCACGAGCTCGGCGTGGTCTCGACCGCCGAGCCCTTCCAGGCGCTGCGCAACCAGGGGATGATCCTGGGCTTCAGCTACCGCTATCTCGAGGACGAGCAGGGGGGGGCCTATCCGACCTCGGCGGGGACGCTGAAGGAGGACCGGTGGACGCTCAAGGCGAGCGGCGCGGAGGTGATGGAGAAGTGGGTCCCTACGGCCGAGGTGAAGTGGGAGGGCGAGTCGCCGCGGCACCCCGCGCACCCGGAGCTCGAGCTGGAAGCCTTCGTCACCAAGATGTCCAAGGCGCGCGGTAACGTGGTCAACCCGGACGAGATCATCGACGAGTACGGCGCGGACGTGCTGCGGCTCTACGAGATGTTCATGGGGCCCTTCGAGGCCTCGTGCCCCTGGAACACGCGCGACATCGAGGGGGTCAACCGCTTCCTGCACCGCGCGTGGCGGGTCTTCGGCGAGGACCGTCGAGGAGCCGCGTCGGACCCCGACGAGCTCTCGCGCCTCCGACACAAGATCGTGAAGAAGGTCACGAGCGACCTCGAGACGATGGGGTTCAACACGGCGATCGCCCAGCTCATGACCTACGTGAACGAGCTGACGAAGCAGCCGAAGAGCCACCCCGAGGACCTGAAGACCCTCGCGCTCCTGCTCGGTCCCTTCACACCGCACTTCGCCGAGGAGGTCTGGAGCCAGCTCGGGCACGCCCCCAGCATCTCGCGCGAGGCGTGGCCCACCTACGACGAGGCGCTCACGCACGACGAGCTGGTGACCCTGGTGGTCCAGGTGAACGGCAAGAAGCGCGGCACCTGCGAGGTTCCGGCCGGGATCGACGAGGTGGGGGCGCTCGCCGTGGCCCGCGAGGCCGTCGCGAGCTATCTCGAGGGGAAGAGGGTAGTGAAGGAGATCTACATCGCCCGGTCGAAGCTCGTGAACGTGGTGGTCGCGTAG
- a CDS encoding PAS domain-containing protein, translating into MSWLDTVTGIADAILDSFFVVDTERTILHYNKAFAALMPKGVARNLRGKKCYDVLRLEICKERCIAKQCWQERGATQLEGITGHAARSGNILTFNLSAVPIYDEGGVLAGAVEVQRNMTEELELQTRYQELKEGVEREREELKETLRGRTRALLETSQRLQQVQQELLEFRRGRIV; encoded by the coding sequence GTGAGCTGGCTCGATACCGTCACCGGGATCGCCGACGCGATCCTCGACAGCTTCTTCGTCGTGGATACCGAGCGCACGATCCTCCACTACAACAAGGCCTTCGCCGCGCTGATGCCCAAGGGCGTGGCCCGCAACCTGCGCGGCAAGAAGTGTTACGACGTGCTGCGCCTCGAGATCTGCAAGGAGCGGTGCATCGCCAAGCAGTGCTGGCAGGAGCGCGGGGCGACCCAGCTCGAAGGCATCACGGGGCACGCCGCGCGCAGCGGGAACATCCTGACCTTCAACCTCTCGGCAGTCCCGATCTACGACGAGGGGGGCGTGCTGGCCGGGGCGGTCGAGGTGCAGCGCAACATGACGGAGGAGCTGGAGCTGCAGACGCGCTACCAGGAGCTGAAGGAGGGCGTAGAGCGCGAGCGCGAGGAGCTGAAGGAGACGCTCCGCGGGCGCACCCGGGCGCTCCTCGAGACGAGCCAGCGGCTGCAGCAGGTCCAGCAGGAGCTGCTGGAGTTCCGGCGAGGCCGCATCGTGTGA
- a CDS encoding bifunctional homocysteine S-methyltransferase/methylenetetrahydrofolate reductase translates to MRGTFLEEIRERVIVADGAMGTMIYAKGVYVNRCYDELNLLQPDLIRDIHRGYVEAGAELLETNTFGANPTKLQEHGLAERTEEINRRGAELAREVADAAKAWAAGAIGPLGKPLSPIGKIDLDEATELFGRQVRGLLAGKVDLFVIETMSDVQEMRAAVRAIRRECALPVLAAATFPADGRTAFGYTPEEVMQAMVEEGVAMVGANCSEGPHDMLETLVRLRAAHKEMPIFAMPNAGLPRRHEDRYLYMTSPEYMAEYARRFIQVGASMVGGCCGTTPEHIRAVKAMVKALKPATEPAALVAVEPLERAKTVEPQPIEARSPLGAKIARKSLLGNNFVCSVEMNPPRGHDASRVLAAAEKLKFHGVDVVNIPDGPRASARMGAMHIALMIQQRVGMETILHYCCRDRNLLGMQSDLLGAYALGLRNILAITGDPPKLGDYPNVTAVFDVESIGLIRVLDGLNRGVDLGASPLEAPTAFLIGCGANPGAPDLDREIRRFQYKVEAGANFCMTQPVFDPGLLAQFLERIEDHRIPVLVGILPLASYRNAEFLHNEVPGMQIPAPILERMRKAGSGDKARQVGIEIAQESLAATKGMVQGVYIMPPFGRVDAALGVLEALK, encoded by the coding sequence GTGAGAGGAACATTTCTCGAGGAGATCCGGGAGCGCGTGATCGTGGCCGATGGGGCCATGGGGACCATGATCTACGCCAAGGGCGTGTACGTGAACCGCTGCTACGACGAGCTGAACCTGCTGCAGCCCGATCTGATCCGCGACATCCATCGCGGGTACGTGGAGGCCGGGGCGGAACTCCTCGAGACCAACACCTTCGGCGCCAACCCGACGAAGCTACAGGAGCACGGTCTCGCCGAGCGGACCGAGGAGATAAACCGCCGCGGCGCCGAGCTCGCGCGCGAGGTGGCCGACGCGGCCAAGGCCTGGGCCGCCGGCGCGATCGGACCGCTCGGCAAGCCGCTCTCGCCGATCGGCAAGATCGACCTCGACGAGGCGACCGAGCTCTTCGGGCGGCAGGTGCGGGGGCTCCTCGCCGGCAAGGTCGACCTCTTCGTGATCGAGACCATGAGCGACGTGCAGGAGATGCGGGCGGCGGTGCGCGCCATTCGCCGCGAGTGCGCGCTCCCCGTGCTCGCCGCGGCCACCTTCCCCGCCGACGGGCGCACGGCCTTCGGTTACACCCCGGAGGAGGTGATGCAGGCCATGGTGGAGGAGGGGGTGGCCATGGTGGGGGCGAACTGCTCCGAGGGGCCGCACGACATGCTCGAGACCCTCGTGCGCCTGCGGGCGGCGCACAAGGAGATGCCGATCTTCGCCATGCCGAACGCCGGCCTGCCGAGGCGGCACGAGGATCGCTACCTCTACATGACCTCGCCGGAGTACATGGCCGAGTACGCGCGGCGCTTCATCCAGGTGGGCGCGAGCATGGTGGGCGGCTGCTGCGGTACGACCCCCGAGCACATTCGCGCGGTGAAGGCCATGGTGAAGGCGCTCAAGCCGGCGACGGAGCCGGCCGCGCTCGTAGCCGTGGAGCCGCTCGAGCGGGCGAAGACCGTCGAGCCGCAGCCGATCGAGGCGCGCTCACCGCTCGGCGCGAAGATCGCGCGCAAGTCGCTCCTCGGGAACAACTTCGTCTGCTCGGTGGAGATGAATCCGCCGCGCGGACACGACGCCTCGCGGGTGCTCGCCGCCGCCGAGAAGCTCAAGTTCCACGGGGTGGACGTGGTGAACATCCCCGACGGACCGCGGGCCAGCGCGCGCATGGGGGCCATGCACATCGCGCTGATGATCCAGCAGCGCGTCGGGATGGAGACGATCCTCCACTACTGCTGCCGCGACCGAAACCTGCTCGGCATGCAGTCCGACCTGCTCGGGGCCTACGCGCTCGGCCTGCGCAACATCCTGGCCATCACGGGCGACCCGCCGAAGCTCGGGGACTATCCGAACGTCACGGCCGTCTTCGACGTCGAGAGCATCGGGCTCATCCGCGTGCTGGACGGCCTGAACCGGGGCGTGGACCTCGGGGCGAGCCCGCTCGAGGCGCCCACGGCGTTCCTCATCGGCTGCGGCGCCAATCCCGGCGCGCCCGACCTCGACCGGGAGATCCGGCGCTTCCAGTACAAGGTGGAGGCGGGGGCGAACTTCTGCATGACCCAGCCGGTCTTCGACCCCGGGCTCCTCGCGCAGTTCCTCGAGCGCATCGAGGACCACCGCATCCCGGTCCTCGTCGGCATCCTACCGCTCGCGAGCTACCGCAACGCCGAGTTTCTCCACAACGAGGTGCCGGGGATGCAGATCCCGGCGCCGATCCTCGAGCGGATGCGCAAGGCCGGCTCCGGCGACAAGGCGCGGCAGGTGGGGATCGAGATCGCGCAGGAATCGCTCGCGGCGACGAAGGGGATGGTACAGGGCGTCTACATCATGCCCCCCTTCGGGCGCGTGGATGCGGCGCTAGGTGTGCTCGAGGCGCTGAAGTAG